The stretch of DNA ttttcaaataacttcATCCATGAAAGTGCATATGTTTTGTTATAAAAAACTACCCCCAAAAATCGTCGATAGCGTACAAAATTCATCATCGATCACTAAGCCACATACCAAGATgctaaactataggtgtttcgttcttgacactttcatgacAATACGTGAGACGAGTTGCGAGACGTAGCTTTCTGCattgtttactttttgtttggttgtgtcgttatggtttcatatcaactcgctgaggaaaacaactgaagaaagaaataagcaaatatatattcgtgaaaaatagtgtactagagctgcaataaggtatttatattatatattataaccgctccatgtaatgtaattaaacatacacatactctttacagatacacaggtcggaggccactgatcattcaacaagagccaaaggttgtaccgctcatggcaactctacacgagctgaagattgtaccgtccagtgaccattctaccctggattcctcgagtcaagagagacgcaccacgattgatatgaggtacagactaggggggcgtcgctgatcaatggtcagttatactccaataggaagtatcccgtgtcggccacacatacatagtactggagactgcaacatcccaattatgagatctttgtaatactaacctcgagccaaccgcgagtaatcggttacatattactaacatagttgtaagacaaaaattgttaaaatattggactcccggccccgtcaagctacgtgccttaataaaatatatattttggtaaaaaaattatatattattcaatatttttggggGACAGTGAGGATTTGATTAGCTTGTGAGTGTGATAAAAGTGCTATAAGtctaagaaatctgttgtccaactcctccacagataatcgttcatctcgcggttctctatcatgccaaaattatattgtgaatattttatttacttcagatgccgtattattgtgcagtaaaaggatgtggaaacaaggttctcataacgaaaaataacccggacattgtttaccacacttttctccgagatggagataaaaatcaaaaatcaaatcatatGCTCACGTCATTTCCATAGAAGCAGTTACGATGACCGACATCAAATGCGCCATGAACTTAATGGTACGAGGAAATATAGGATGTTGAATTCCAAAGTTAAACATTTTTTCTGCCTTATatgtatcagccattccatgtctaaccgatatagtggttctccgattttcgtggaaagtggtagaTTGTAGactttattgtaaaatattagacccgtcttttcttgttttttttttattagggctgtgtggtatacgttgcaaatcgtgaatattgtcaccggattaagggcattgtagtgatgtagaacgttgaacttttgactagtctgaaatcgatccaccgccgcaacaataagaaatttctcaccgtgcaatttttcgaaatgactgGTATACTCATCGGCAGTGCGGAAATACTCTCGGCATACAAAGCAGCAGCGCAAAGAGGGGTCCAAATTGTGTTTCAGCATACGTTCCACCGTAGTCACATAACGAATTTCCGATAGAAGTCGATTCGCCGCTACCATCTCTTTAATTTCCTTCAAAACTAtgtcgttttgtaaaattgcatccagcatacgcaggaatttgttttgctttttggaagtcaactctgaaaaatcaacaaatataatcattctTTAGCGGAATAAATATATCAAACCGACCTACCAGCGTGATTGTTCTGTTCTTGCTGCTCCAGTAGGTTGCACAACCGCTCCATGTTCAATTTAAAATGATTTGGTCGATTACCATTGGCATGCTGTTGGATTGGCTCATTACGTGTTATCAAATTGTGGTTCATCAGCACCCAGCCCAACTCGTCCATTTTCACACGAGTGTTGCGGCGCAGTTTTATCTCTTCGAAAAGTTTTTCGCGTAGTTTCCGTTTGATGATGCCTCCGTCCTTGATCAGATTGTGCCGATAAATTCGTACCACGTACGATTCTATTTCATGCTTTTGCCCTggtgataaaacaaaaaaaaataacactctcttttaaatgctcaataaaaccacatacgaaaaacgctgcttgcttggaaagaaaagcattgattgcgcggctagaaggtaaaatatactcaaaacatccttctgcactgtttttaattcgaccgctgattgtagatatctgaaaaagtagaagcaattatgagaaattgttatacaaaaaaatccagaaaattacctgcctacagtgaagcgcgagcagctattttgccaacgaatgcatttgtcaccaaaagatatgatttgctttgtaaacaaatttgttttttcacgagcaatggccgaacagcaattttgacattgcggtccacctatagtataacgccttgccttgaatgaaaatactacttggtattatttaattagttgaagcgcgtagtcctaactctaacttaacctattttctatgaattttcagatattcctactaaaatttattattattatataacgtcagtttcagatagaatttttgtatgggattttctcaccacttgcagaaaaaaagtgattcgcattcatatagaataataatttgatttggaaaagttaattttcattcataatttacactttagaactcgtttttccttctcaaaaacacatcataatactcacttcacaaatacagactgatcctttcagtttaagggatgccagattattttagattgcgaaaatatatgcaaattatattatctgcaagcaaatgtttttattcgataaataagactatgacattagaaccccgattatctcccagcaaacattaaatcgtataattttgcacgtaccaagtcttacaagaaatccgaataaatcataatcgcatataatatcaatcaaagtatgtatcgtgtatatttgaaatcgcataaattgTAAAAACTAGATTTTATATACccttatcaaattaagtcgcaattcggtataatgaacatcaattttatgatgtacattgtcgtaaaatatatttaatccgcatcatatgcgtatattacgctgatgcagtttgtgtgtcgtataagcgtataatttaaatcgatttagtactgtagtaaatcgtgttgcatgctgaaagAAATCAtggaacagtaaatcatatttgatcccaataaagaacatattacatcatattgaaatgtcaatgaaatgctgatgcactcgaaagttttaaccgctgttgaatttcaGATagtcgcgcgagatagctggtggatgataatccagacgaccggagttcgaacccacatcggaacagttttcaccaaacatcaatctgtgccattttaaacattcatattccactcccaacacaagtcaatcaaacaattattatttctacaaacataaattctcatatataaaaatggcgattcgtgaggctataacaaacattttacgaaaaaaatttgcgccatttgtttttttttctatgtctgtaataaatcatatatgagtatggcaaaagtcgtatttggtgctttgacaatttatgaatatattcatattagatcgcaattcagtttcaacataatcgctattatagcctgtcaaagttgcatattcatccaaacaaattagGTAAGCATTTggcatgtatgtatatggcctccacttttgcatgcatatgccagttaggcgcattatatgccaaccaaattttagggcatatgctGTTATacatacgcttgttatgcgatttaatgtttgctgggctgtATTTGTATctgtaccccgatta from Toxorhynchites rutilus septentrionalis strain SRP chromosome 3, ASM2978413v1, whole genome shotgun sequence encodes:
- the LOC129775941 gene encoding uncharacterized protein LOC129775941 codes for the protein MDELGWVLMNHNLITRNEPIQQHANGNRPNHFKLNMERLCNLLEQQEQNNHAELTSKKQNKFLRMLDAILQNDIVLKEIKEMVAANRLLSEIRYVTTVERMLKHNLDPSLRCCFVCREYFRTADEYTSHFEKLHGEKFLIVAAVDRFQTSQKFNVLHHYNALNPVTIFTICNVYHTALIKKKQEKTGLIFYNKVYNLPLSTKIGEPLYRLDMEWLIHIRQKKCLTLEFNILYFLVPLSSWRI